TCATCGCGTCATCGCGCGCAGGCATGGATTCGACCCCTCGGTGAAGGACGCCTTCGAGGAGTGGGACACGATCAAATCCCAGCGCACGGTGGGGTTGATCTTTACCGCGATGGATGTGTTCCTGGGCGGAGTGGGAGTTGTGACACTCGCTCTTGGCGCGGTCGGAATCATCAACATCATGCTGGTGACGGTGACGGAGCGGACCAAAGAGATTGGCCTCAGAAAGGCACTGGGGGCGACGAAGCGAAGCATTCTGATGCAGTTCTTTCTGGAGGGCCTGTTGCTGACGGGATTGAGCGGGCTGATAGGGATCCTCGCATCGGCCGGCCTGATGATTGGGCTGCGCGCGATGATGGGGGACAACCAGATGGGGTTTGATCCGCCACGGCTTGTTCCGTGGTCTGCGGCGATGGCGATGGGGACACTGACCATATGCGGTATCGTTGCCGGACTGTACCCGGCGAGCAAGGCGGCAGCTCTGGAACCGGTAGAGGCGTTGCGCAAGGAGTAGCTGCGCGAGGGAGTGGCGATGCTGAAAGATATCTTCGGTCAGGCGTTTGAAGCGATGCGCCACAACGGCCGCCGCACGGTGATTACGATTGTTGGCATGGCCTGGGGAATTGCTACGGTGGTCCTGCTGCTGGCCTATGGAGCAGGCTTCGGACGCGCCTTTGAGACGATCTTTGCGCAGTGGGGAACGCACATGATCGGTATTTTCCCTGGGACCACCAGCGAGCAGGCTGGCGGAGCCAAAGCCGGTGTCAAGGTGCGCTTTCAGATGGACGATGTGGAGCGGATCGCGGAGACCGTGCCGGGTATTACCCACGTCTCGCCGATGCTGTGGAAGCAGGTCCCGGTACAGAACGACCTGCATACCTTCACGTGGGAGACGGATGGCATCACGCCGGAGTTACAGCACATCATGAATGTGGAGGTCGACGAGGGCCGCTACATCAGCGCGGACGATATGCAGCAACGAAACCATGTAGCGGTCATCGGTTCCGAGGCCAAGACGAAGTTGTTCTCAGGTATGTACCCGCTCGGACAGAAGATCAGGCTGAATGGCGTGAGCTTCGAAGTGGTCGGCGTGTTGAAGGCGAAGATGCAGGAAGGGGATGACAACATCAACCGGGTCGTCTATATCCCTTTCAGCACGATGGGCGATTTGAAGGACACCAAATATCTCGACGGTATCTGGATGGCTTATCACGGCGATCACATGGCGGTGGAGCATGCGCTGCGCAACCAGATGGGCGCGGCGCATGGATTTCGGCCGACAGACAAAAATGCCATGTGGGTAGCCAATATCATGTCGCAGTTGTCGCAGTTCCGGCTGATCTCACTGGGGCTGCAAGCGCTGCTGTTGTTTATTGGCGTTTTGACGCTTGGTATCGCTGGAATCGGTTTGATGAACATCATGCTGGTGAGTGTGCAGCAGCGCACCCGCGAAATTGGAGTGGAAAAGGCTTTGGGAGCGCGCAAGCGCCATATCCTGCTTCAGTTTCTCTCTGAAGCAATGGTGATTACTGGCGTTGGCGGGTTGGCTGGGATTGCGCTGGCCTTTACCGTCAGCAAGCTGGCGGGTGGAATCACGTTCTACAGCGCGATCGCAAAGAATGGCAGCGCGGCCGACATCTATCTGCTTATTTCACCGGAGATTGTCATCGTTGCAACGGGTGTGCTCGTCGTCGTCGGCGTGGTGAGCGGCATGGTTCCGGCGATCCAGGCGGCGAACCTCGATCCCATCGAAGCGCTGCGCTACGAATAAGGCTTATCGCGGGCGCGGTATGGTCAGGTCCAGGTCCTTACCTGTCATCTGCTTCGTCAACAGAATAATCTGCCCCACATGCTGTTGGACGTGTCCAATCACCTGGTAGATTGCTTCGAGCATGGAGACGTCGCGTCCCTGCGGTGTTGTTCTTTCAGCCAACCGCGATGCGGGAAAGGAATCGATGATGGTCTTCGCTTCCTGCACGGTTGAGACGAAGCTTTCAATAAGAGCCGCAGCAGTGACTCCCTCGGATTGGTTGAACTCGGAGTCGCGTACCCGGATGTCTTTTGCACCGCCAACACCGTGCATGATCCACTGACGCATATTGCCGCAGAGGTGAAGGACGAGGTTGCCGATGGCGTTTTCGTGCGCTCCATGCCGCTCCCACACCTGCTCATCGCTGAGCTTGCTGAGGCAGGTGGTAAGGTATCCCGTCATCTGCTCCAGTTTGGCGCTGGAGGCCTTGAGAAACAGCGTTCCGATCTCGTTGTCCATGAAGGCATTTTAGCGCGAAGAGTTTGACCGAATCCCCCCTAACCCGTACACTCGAAAGAGTGGATGTCGGCAGTGATTTTCTGCGGCTCCCGCTCAAATCCGTTGCCTCCTCGTTCAATGGTAGGACAGTCGGCTCTGAACCGATCAATCGGGGTTCGAATCCCTGGGAGGCAACCAGTCTAAATAATGTATTTAGATCAATGAGACAATTTCTCAGAACGACATTGGGCCTTTGTCTCGCACAAGAATGATGGAATACTCATCTGAATAGATCGTCTTCCAATTGAGCAATGACATGACTCTTGCCATGGGAGACTCTCGCGATAATAGACAGAAATCGATCTTATATTTGTAGAGAAGATCAGTCGGGTTACTTTGCAGAGTTGCCCAGCTGCCGTAATCGCTCAAGACTCCAGTCTGCTCGAAGACATCAGCTCGCCCATCTACAAAGACCGGATGCTCTGGCGCAGCCCAGATAAGGTATCCGCCGTAGACATACTCATTCAACATATTGCCGGAGACTTGGTGAGCCGCCAAAAACATGACGGCTTTCACGGGGCTTTGATGTTCTATCTGGCTTGCCAGTGTCTGTCTGCCAGGAAAAGCAAGAAACACAACGAGTGCCGATGCCGCTATAAAAATGGCATTCGGCAGGGGCTTGTCCTGGTCGGGGTGATAGGTCTCCCATGTATCGGATAGCAACCGTGTAAGCGTAGGCGCTGTCAGAATTCCAAAGACGAACAGCATTCTCCGATGGCTCGCGGCCAACTGTGCTCCCATTGCCAGCAGGAAAAGCTCCTGACAATATAAGCTCCTGTAACGAAGGACCGCCAACAGCAGGATGCCCACAGTGACGGCTAGAAATGCTAAGGAGCGACCATCGCCGAACTGAAGAGGTTGCCACTCGCTCGATGCGCTGAGTCCTACTGGCTGGTGCAACATAGTATCAATCGGATAGAGCACTTGCTTTAGGCCAACGGGATTTATGAACAGGGCTGCAATAGCGAGAACTAACGCCCATTCAAATGTTCGTCTGATATGCGGCTCCCAGCGCTGCGACGCTACAAGGCCCTGTTCGAAATTGAAGAACGAGCACAGAAGAATTGCGCCTGCGGTTACAAGCCCGACAAAAAATGATCCATGACAGTTCACCCAGAGAGCGAACAGTGGCGGCAGGCCCCAAAACCATCGCGGATTACGGGTTTTTCCCAGTTGAATGAGCAGGAGTTCGACAATAAGCAGAAGATAGCCGATCATCTGGGGACGTACTGCCAACCCAATTGTTGCAAACAGCCAGATCGTCAGAGCTCCTACGAAAGCAACCTTCGCATTTTGCGAATACAGCCAGCACAGGCCGTATCCCGCCACTAGCAGCACTGAAGTAAGCACGCATAGCCAGAGCATCAGGCCGCTATTGCCGCCGAATCTGTAACCAGCGTAGATCAAACACTGCGACAACCACTCATGTGGAACATACGCATGATGCCCGGTTGTGTAAGAAAAGATGTCTGTAGTGGGGATAGAGTGTGTCGTCCATATGACCTGGCCCGTTTTCAGATGCCACCACATATCCGGATCGGCGAAGCGATCACGCACCGTAAGTACCGCCAGGGCCGTCAGGAGTCCCGCCAGCATGGCAGGAAAGGAGAAGATCATTCGCAAGGACCGAATCCATATCCGACTGTCAGCCGGTGTGGCCGCAATGGATGCGGTATTCACGCACTCTCCGTCTCTGCGCCCTTTTCTATAGGAAGTCCTTCCAGTATCTCCGGATCAGCCACACGTATCAGTCTGTGTAAATACGCGCGTGAGATGTTCAGGCTGCGCGCTGCCAGAGTTTTGTTCCCGTGGTGGTCCCGGAGTGCATTGGTAGCAAGCTTGACCTTGTATTCGCGGAGTTGCCGCTCAAACGATCCGCCTGGCTGATAATCATCGATACTGATAACAGCGCTCTCCTCCTGAATATTTGGAGGAAGATCCTCTAACCGGATGGTGTCGCTGGTAGCGATAATAATCGCTCGTTGAATCACGTTTTCAAGCTCGCGTACATTGCCAGGCCACGAGTAGCTTTGAAGCGCCGCGATTGCATCGACATGTATCTCGACCACAGGTATCTGATACATCGCGGCGTAGGTTTTAAGAAAGTGACGAGCAATCTGCGGAACGTCCTCGGGATGTTCCCTCAGAGCAAGAGCATCAATCCTCATTACGTTGATGCGGTAGTAGAGATCTTGCCGAAATGTTCCTTGAGCCACCCTGTCCGCAAGATTCTGGTGGGTCGCCAAGATCACGCGCGCGCGAAGCGGAATCAGCCTGTTACTTCCCAGGCGGCAGAACTCTCTTTGTTGCAGGACTCGCAGGAGCTTTACCTGTGTCAGCAGGCTCAGCTCACCGATCTCATCAAGGAACAGAGTTCCATCTCCGGCCTGCTCCAGGTAGCCAATGCGCGAACCGACCGTGCCCGTAAATGCGCCTTTCTCATGACCGAAAAGCTCAGCTTCGATCAGACTCTCGGGTATTGCACCGCAACTGACAGCAACGAAAGGGCGGTCGGCCCGTAGGCCCATGCAATGAATGCCGTTCGCAATCAATTCCTTGCCCGTTCCGGTTTCACCAGTCACCAGCACCGAGGCATTGATATTTGTGACGCGGCGCATCAGATCATATATCTGTTGCATCTGCGGGCTTGAACCAATCATTTTGTTCCCAATGATTGGCGCTTCCTGCAATTGCTGCACGTGAAGCAACTTACGCCGCAACGATAAACTCTCATACGCACGAATAAGCATCGTTTTAAGCTCCCGGATAGAAGGTGGACGCCGGCAATATCCATAGGCGCCTTTCCGGACAAGTTCAACAGCAGTAGAACGAAGTACGTCACTGGCCATAATGACAACAGGTATTTGCGAAGCGACGCACCGATCCATTAGGTCTTCGGTTCGTCTATTTATGTTCTCTGGGGAATCGATGTCCAGTAGCAGCACATCACAGATGCCAGACGATAAGTTCTCGTCTGTCAGATTCTTGCTCGCGACAAGAGTAACTTCAAAATCCTTACCGAGAGCAGAAGAAAGAAGTGGCTGCAGAGCACGGTCTTCTGAACAAAGGCCAAGTCGAATCATCAATCCATCCCCCAAACTTCGGAGTGCTGCTACCGGGGAGGTAAATAATTTACGATGTCTGCGGCTTATCCAACTTATTTAGCCGTTTAATCATCGAAAAGTAGTTGCATTCTGAGCCGAAGTTTGAGGCTATGTCGAGAAAACTGTGGTAACTCGCTTCTTCGTTACCTTCCTGAAGCAGGTGGAATACATGGGTTGGATGCCTCTAACGGTTGACCCTGGGTGAGATACCACCAACCAGCATCCACTAACTCGAATGGGCTATTAATTGCACGCTAAACGGTTATGATCAGGCCGTGGAAGTTTGAGCCATTACTGTTTGTAGCTGGCGTTGCAGTGAGCCGTTTTGCACTTCGCAGCCACTGGCTGTATGACCTCGACTCCATCAATTTTGCCTTGGGAATCGAGCATTTTTCCCCTCAAACACACCAACCTCATCCTCCCGGGTACTTTCTATACATCTGTCTCGCTCGTTTAATAAACCTCTTCGTTCACGACGCCAATCTTGCGCTCGTTCTCGTGAGTATTGCCGCGAGTTGTGCCGCGATAGCAGTGATTTACCGGTTCGCTTCTAATTGGTTTGGCTTAATGGAGGCACGTTTCGCAAGCCTGGTGTTTTTCTTCTCACCATTGGGGTGGTTCCACGGGATTGTAGCGCTAACTTACGGCGTCGAAGCCTTTTTTTCAGTATCTGTTGCTTACCTCTGCTGGCGAATCAATCGCGAAAACATGACGGCGATCGTGCCTGCCGCAATCACACTCGGTATCTCGGCAGGCGCTCGCCCATCGTCTTTGATGTTTCTCGGTCCGCTTTACCTTTACTCACTTCGAAAGTTTCCTTTCAGGCAAAAGCTAATCGCCGCGGCGATACTCGTCGCCGCATTGCTCGCTTGGTTTATTCCGATGATCATCCTGAGCGGTGGCTTCCACGCTTACTTCGAGGCCCTGCTCACACTTTGGAAGACTGTTCCCTCTAAGGGCACGGTCTTCAACTCTTCACCGGCAAATACGATCGCGCGCGCATGCGTTGTCCTTTTCATCGGCATTCTGATATGCGGCACCCCGTCACTTATCCTTGTGAGGACACTTCAGCAAAAGTCCACCGCCGGCAAGGGGAAGACTCACTTCACCTTGGTCTGGATTGCTCCTGCCCTCTGTTTCTATACATTCGTCTTTCTCAAATTTGTTAACAGCGGATACCTGTTGTTGTTGCTGCCTCCTGCAAGCATCTGGCTTGGCCGCTGGATTGCCGATTGGTATCGAGATAGCATATTGTCGGTTCTGGCCAGACGAACACTGGTAGCGGTCTGCGCCACTCTCAACACTCTTATTTTTCTTGCCTCGCCGCTTTATTGTTCCTATCGCTCGGTCCGGCAGTTTGAAGCGCAGCTACAAGAAGCTACGGCGGCGCTTCCTCTTATCGCTTCTCCCGACGATACCCTCGTCGTCGGGTTTGACTCGCACTTCCTGGGATATCGTCATGCCGGTTACTATCTGCCGGACTACCAAACGATCGAGTATCCGGAGGTCCATTTTCCCGAAGGGTCGAGAATCTTCTCCCTGGAAAATCGGGAGACACACCTGTTGAGTGAGCTCCCGCAGAAGCGCTACCGGCGATTCGTCTTCTTCCCTCTGCCGTCCGGCGATGGAGATTACGTGGCCTACTTGAACAAAGTGAAGCAGATACTTCCGGAGCAGAGTCTCGAAGTAAGGCGTAAAGGTCGCTATAACTTCGTTAGTGGCCCAATCACGCTGTTGCCTCTCCTGTTCCCCGCAACAACGCAAGCCTCAAAACCAACCGTGTATCCTCCCCTTCACTCAGAGCCTGGGAGTGTGTATACAAACGTGAACACTCCTCCAATAAGCCATTCCCATACCGGCACCGTAAGTCGCTGATTTCAAATCGTCGTGAACATTCGGGATTTGGACAGCAAATTGCACCATTCAGCGTGGAAATAGAGCTGCCTAAATCATTCGTTGTGGGGAAAGCTGTATGCACTCCGTCGCCTGGTGGTCAACGCTCATTGTTCTAGCGGTCGTAACGTGGACCGACCTGCGTACCCGGCGTGTTCCAAATGTTGTTGTACTCCCATATCTGGTTGCTGGCTTTGCTGCTTCGATCTGGCTTCATGGCATGCACGGTCTCATGACAAGCCTCGCCGGGCTGGCGGTCGGAGCAGCTTTCTTCGGGTTTCTTGCCTTGATGGGTGGCATGGGGATGGGCGACGTCAAGCTCTGCGCAGCTATTGGTGTCTGGATTGGCCCTTCGCAGATGCTTCTTGCCCTTGTGCTAACAGGAATTGCCGGTGCCGTCATCGCGGTCTGCTGGGCCATCAAGGGAGGGTTTGTCGGCGAAATGTTCAGTGGTACGGGAGACCTTCTATTCGGGTGGAAGGGGCGAGGATTTCGCCCGCATCCCGAGTTTGTCCTGGAGAACCCGCGATCGCGCAAGATGCCTTACGTGCCCGCGATTGCTATCGGGACGTTGATTTCATTCTTTTCAACCTAGAGATATCGCAGGGGCCATGTCAACTTCACTTCAACCCGAAACAGTAGTAGCGGCAGGGAGCCAGAAAGTTGTGATGTCAACATCTACCAAGGACCCGGATGCTCTGGGAAGCAACATTATCTCGATCGCATTGATCGCGCCCAGGGAGTCGCACCGCCACCGGATATCGTCCGCCTTGGCCGGACTGCACGGCAGCACGACGCGTGAATTCGATCTTTATCCTGGCATCGACGATCTCTCAAGATTGATCGAATTGAGCTACGACGTCATCATCATCGAGCTCGATAGCGACCCCGAGCATGCTCTCGACTTGGTCGAAAACATCTGCCGCGATAGCGATGCGACTGTCATGGTCTACTCCGAACATGTTTATCCGGAGATGCTGGTTCGCTGTATGCGCGCCGGTGCACGCGAGTTTCTCACCTCTCCTTTAACTCCGAATACTATCGCTGAAGCGCTCATACGCGCTGCGGTTCGCCGACCCACTACCCGTCCCCCCAAAAAAGTTGACGGCAAAATGTTTGTCTTCGTCGGGGCAAAGGGTGGCTCTGGTGTCACCACCGTCGCCAGTAACTTTGCTGTTGCGCTTGCTCAGGAGAACACCGGAAGTACATTGCTGATCGATCTCAATCTGCCGCTCGGTGATGCAGCGATCGAGCTCGGTATCCATGCAGAATACTCTGTGGCCAACGCGCTGGAGAACGCCAGTCGCCTGGATTTCAACTATCTCTCTCGGTTACTTGCCAAGCATCCATGTGGTCTCTCAGTCCTGGCGGGCCCGGATCAATACACCGATGTTGAAGTTACCGGGGAAGCCGTCGACAAGCTGCTCTCTGTCGCCAAGCAAAACTATAGCTATGTTGTTGTCGATGCAGGGTCGCGGTTCGGAGGAACTGACAAGGTTTTGTTTCAGCAGGGAACTGCTGTCTATCTGATTACGCAGGTAGGCGTCTCTGAGCTTCGCAACTCCAACCGGCTGATCTCTGAGCTGCTCAGGGACAGCGGTGCCAGCATCGAGGTCGTACTTAATCGTTATGCACCGCGCATGGCGCTCATTGACGAGGACAGCATCAACAAGGCATTGACGATGCGAGCCAATTGGAAGATACCCAGCGATTACAACGCTGTTCGCAACGCAAGAAACACCGCAACTCCAGTGGTGTCGAAGGATTCCGCAGTAACACGCGTCATTCAGCAGATGGCGAAGGCCGCTACCGGCGCAACACCTGAGCCGGAACGGAAGAAGAGGTTCGGACTGTTCGGATAAGGATGCAGCCTTAGAGAAGGGTGTGATTTTGTGGATCAACTGGATCTGGATAAATTCAAATCGGACATACATCGAACGCTGATCTCGAAGCTGGATCTCGAGAAGCTCTCGCGGATCAACACGTCCCAGGCCCGATCCGGTGTCGCCAGTATGGTCAATGAGATCATCCAGGCTTCAAGGGTTCCTCTGAGTCTCGCCGATCAATCGAGGATTGAGAATGATCTCCTCGATGAGGTCTTTGGCTTTGGCCCGCTGGAGCCGCTGCTGGCGGACAAAAGCATCTCTGACATTCTCGTCAACGGCAGGAATAGCGTCTTTATCGAGCGTCGCGGTGTCCTCAAGAAGGTAGACACGGCATTTCGTGACGACCGCCATCTGATGCAGATTATTGACCGCATCGTCTCTCGCGTTGGTCGTCGTGTCGATGAATCGTCGCCGATGGTTGATGCTCGTCTGCCCGATGGCTCGCGCGTTAACGCCATCATCCCTCCACTTGCGCTTGACGGTCCGGCTTTATCCATCCGCCGTTTCGGAACCGGCCCTTTAGGCTCCAACCAACTGGTTGAGCTCAAGAGTATCTCCCCGGAGATGATGGAGATGCTTGCTGCCGCTGTGCGAGCACGCATCAGCATTCTCATCTCAGGGGGAACAGGTGCCGGCAAGACCACCTTCCTGAATATCCTGTCGCAGTATGTCCCGAGGAACGAACGGATCGTTACGATCGAAGACGCTGCCGAACTGCAGCTTGCTCTCGAAAATCTCGTACGTCTGGAAACACGGCCGCCTAACGTCGAAGGGCAGGGAGCGATACGCCAGCGCCAACTGCTCATTAACAGCCTGCGCATGCGGCCGGACCGCATCATCATCGGTGAGGTGCGCGGCGAGGAAGCCTTCGACATGCTTCAGGCGATGAACACCGGCCACGAGGGATCCATGACCACAATTCACGCGAATACTCCGCGTGACGCTCTCACTCGCCTTGAATCGATGGTTGCAATGAGTAACCTCAATCTGCCGGAGAAGAGCGTGCGACAGCAAATCGCTTCGGCCATCGCCATTGTTGTCCAGGTCTCGCGTCTGAGCGATGGCACACGCAAGGTTGTCAGTATCACTGAGATCACTGGAATGGAAGAAAACATCATCAGTATGCAGGACATCTTCACGTTCCAGCGAAAGGGTGTCGGACCTGATGGTAAAGTCGTCGGCGTCTTCCAGCCGACACGAATAAGACCAAAATTTCTCGAACGGCTGAAGGTTTCCGGAATTATGCTCTCGCCTGCTTTGTTTGAACAAACACTTGAGGTCAGCTAGGAAAGGAGGTATGCGAACATGCTCATCATCATTGCGCTAGTGTTCTTGAGTGTCTTTGCTGTGTTCACCCTTCTCATGCTGGCTGGTGATTCCGGAGCCTCCAGGCAGGCCGAACAGGCGATGGCGAATCTTGATGCAGCGTTAGTCAGTCGAAGGAGTGGCACCCACGACGCGATTGTCGATATCCGTAAGACTGAGCTGCTTAGCGCTCTGCCTTGGCTCAATCGCTGGCTGACCCGCGGGAAGCTGGCTCCGCGCCTTCACACGCTGATTTATCAGTCTGGACTGAGATGGACTGCCGGAGCATTGGCATTGATGTCGCTCGCCTGCTTCGCCTTTCCCGCTTATCTGATTTATCTGCGGACAAGGGTGTTTCCGCTCGCATTGCTGATCGGCGTGCTCACTGCCATGGGTCCGCTGGCCTTCGTGCTGCACAAGCGCCGTTCACGTTTTTCCCAGATTGAGCGCGAGCTGCCGGAATCTCTTGACTTGATGGTGAGCGCTCTTCGTGCGGGGCACAGTCTCGTGACAGCTATCAGACTGGTCGCTTACGAATCTCCCGAACCCATCGCAGGTGAGTTTCGCATCTGCTTCGATGAACAAAATTATGGACTCGAGCTTAGAACTGCGCTCGACAATCTCGTCGATCGAGTGCCACTTCAGGACCTGAAGATTGTTTCTACGGCAATCCTGATCCAAAAAGAGAGTGGAGGCAATCTTGCCGAAGTGCTCGACAAAGCTTCCTATCTTATTCGCGAACGGTTCCGATTGAGGCAGCAGGTGCGCGTGCACACCGCGCAGGGCCGGCTTACGGGATGGATACTTTCTTTCCTTCCTCCGTTGCTTGGTCTTGCTCTGTACCTTATTAGCCCGGCCACAATGAGTCTGCTCTGGACCCGGGATATCGGTCAAAAACTGCTTCTAGCTTCTGCAATTATGACTATCGTCGGCGCTTTCATCATTCGGAAGATCGTCAACATGGATGTTTAAAGGTGAACTATGGGTTTTGCACTCATTACATTTGGCGTTGTCTTCCTCCTGATCGCTAGCGGCGGCCTCCTGTTGTTCTACCGGGAAGCCATGCTCCAGCGTCTCTCCGAGGTCACCTCGCGAGGAAAGGAGACACGCGATCTGCGAACGACGCTACGAATGACGGGTTCCTCGCTCGGCGGCATCGTTGGCCACCTGGAACGCGTTCTGCCCAAAAGCCAGTCTGAAGTCTCCATCATACAGAAGCGGCTCATTCGCGCAGGCTATCGCAACGACTCCGCAATTGATCTCTTTTATGGAGCCAAGGTTCTTACGCCTCTTGCGCTCACCTTTCTGGTCTTCTCCACTGGAATTGCACACGACAGCCCGTTCTTTATGGGAGTAGTGGCTCTGGGGCTAGGCTTCCTTATCCCCGACTTCTGGCTGGGCCATCGCATCTCCACCCGGCAAGGCAGGATTCGTCGCGGTCTCCCTGACGTCCTCGATCTGCTCGTTATCTGCATCGAAGCTGGCCTCAGCCTTGATCAGGCAACCTCTCGCACCGCAGAAGAACTTCGTTTCGCGCACCCGGAACTCGCCGACGAGCTTGGCATCGTCGTCCTTGAGCAGCATGCTGGCCGTGCCCGTACCGACGCCTGGAAGCAGTTCGCCGAACGTACCGATGTCGACAGCGTTCGCAACCTCGTTTCCGTGCTGGTGCAATCCGAGCAGCTCGGTACAAGTGTCGCCAAGACGCTGCGCGTTCATTCGGATACGCTTCGTGTACAGCGCAGGCAAAGAGTGGAAGAGGCCGCTGCGAAGACCACGGTCAAACTGGTCTTTCCGCTCGTCCTGTGTATCTTTCCTTCACTGTTTCTCGTAACCCTGGGTCCGGCGCTCATCATCATGTCGGAGTCGTTCAAAAAGTACCTCTAACTCAAAAGGAGATTCATCGTGGATAGCGTAACAATGATTCGGGTCGTTGCTGGTGTGCTCTTCGTTATTGTCCTGTTCTTTCTTATCTACCGTCGCCGCACCAGGGTTCGCTAGGTTTCGGCATCATCTCCGATGAGTGCCGGACAGGCGGCGGACCGTCTGTTCGGACACCTCGTCATCTCGCGACGGACAGCGCTCGTCCGTTGCCCAACAGGCCACCGCAGCGGGCCACACGTTTTGCGAAGATGTTCGATTCGTTCAGCAAAAAGGCCAGGCAGATTAGCATGCCACGGCCGGAGGGCTAAGTGACACAGATGAAAACTTATTGCGTCTACAATCTAACGCGCGAATGCTTTCTCAGCCTCAATGTAAAGGCTGCGGACACAATCTTTTCGCGCCTCAAAGGGCTGATTGGGAAATTCAGGCTCAGGTCAGACGAAGGCCTCTGGGTTGTCCCATCTCAGGGAGTTCACACATTCGGATTGCTTTTCCCTTTGGATTTGATCTATCTCGATGAAAACCACCACGTCATCCATCTCGTCGAATACCTTCCTTCCTTTCGCATAGGTCCGTTCAAGGCCCATGCGGAAAGCGTCCTCGAATTGCCGACGCACACCATCTACTCCTCGCACACGCAGGCTGGCGACCAGCTCGTCATCTGCCGGCCTGAGGAGATGGAGCAGCGGCTTAAGGTGAGTTCGATGTATGAGATGAGCGGATCGAGTGAACGCAATTCTTCTGGAGGAGGCAGAGGATAAAGATGTCAGCGTGGCTGGACAAATTGGTGTCAAGTGAACGGCGCAAAGCCGAGCGAAGCATACCCTACGAGCTCGTCGTTCACTATTGGAATGGTGATGTGCCTACAGGGCACAGCGCCCGCGATATCAGTTCGGCAGGAATCTTCCTTCTAACCGAAGACCGCTGGTATCCCGGCACTCTTGTCATGCTCTCGCTTCAGCGTGCCGGGGCATCGATGAATGATCCCGATCGAGCCATCATGGTCAAAGGTCAGGTCATCCGTTCAGATAAAGATGGTGTTGCTCTGGCGTTGCTCGCCACCACATCTGCTCCCATGGAGGTCCGCGACACCTTCTCGTCCGGTGTAGACGAAAAAACGATTTATCGCTTCATGAAGAAACTTAGCGCCGACGCCTATCAGGCGCAATTCGATTCGGGCGGCTCCATCTTCTCGGCAGCCCGCGATACGTTTCTGTCTCAGGCTGACAGAAAAGCCATCATGCGCTACTTCAAAAAACTCCGCTCCAATGGTGGCCAGGCACTTATGGAGTATGTTTTGATGCTACCGCTTCTGTTCATCCTCATCGTTAATCTGATCAACTTCGCCGGCTTCTTCTTCGCCTGGATTACTGTTTCCAATGCTGCACGCGCCGGCGCAGACTATATG
This region of Acidobacteriota bacterium genomic DNA includes:
- a CDS encoding CpaF family protein, whose amino-acid sequence is MDQLDLDKFKSDIHRTLISKLDLEKLSRINTSQARSGVASMVNEIIQASRVPLSLADQSRIENDLLDEVFGFGPLEPLLADKSISDILVNGRNSVFIERRGVLKKVDTAFRDDRHLMQIIDRIVSRVGRRVDESSPMVDARLPDGSRVNAIIPPLALDGPALSIRRFGTGPLGSNQLVELKSISPEMMEMLAAAVRARISILISGGTGAGKTTFLNILSQYVPRNERIVTIEDAAELQLALENLVRLETRPPNVEGQGAIRQRQLLINSLRMRPDRIIIGEVRGEEAFDMLQAMNTGHEGSMTTIHANTPRDALTRLESMVAMSNLNLPEKSVRQQIASAIAIVVQVSRLSDGTRKVVSITEITGMEENIISMQDIFTFQRKGVGPDGKVVGVFQPTRIRPKFLERLKVSGIMLSPALFEQTLEVS
- a CDS encoding pilus assembly protein, which translates into the protein MSAWLDKLVSSERRKAERSIPYELVVHYWNGDVPTGHSARDISSAGIFLLTEDRWYPGTLVMLSLQRAGASMNDPDRAIMVKGQVIRSDKDGVALALLATTSAPMEVRDTFSSGVDEKTIYRFMKKLSADAYQAQFDSGGSIFSAARDTFLSQADRKAIMRYFKKLRSNGGQALMEYVLMLPLLFILIVNLINFAGFFFAWITVSNAARAGADYMALGGASAGAPGTATATQIQNAVTADLASLPNNPSAVINLCINNSGTVTAKLGTCTSVPSDPEPSSYNLVSVDVTYTYKPFIPASFKFAKLNLYATMPPTTIHRRAVVRSMY
- a CDS encoding type II secretion system F family protein; its protein translation is MLIIIALVFLSVFAVFTLLMLAGDSGASRQAEQAMANLDAALVSRRSGTHDAIVDIRKTELLSALPWLNRWLTRGKLAPRLHTLIYQSGLRWTAGALALMSLACFAFPAYLIYLRTRVFPLALLIGVLTAMGPLAFVLHKRRSRFSQIERELPESLDLMVSALRAGHSLVTAIRLVAYESPEPIAGEFRICFDEQNYGLELRTALDNLVDRVPLQDLKIVSTAILIQKESGGNLAEVLDKASYLIRERFRLRQQVRVHTAQGRLTGWILSFLPPLLGLALYLISPATMSLLWTRDIGQKLLLASAIMTIVGAFIIRKIVNMDV
- a CDS encoding DUF192 domain-containing protein, whose product is MKTYCVYNLTRECFLSLNVKAADTIFSRLKGLIGKFRLRSDEGLWVVPSQGVHTFGLLFPLDLIYLDENHHVIHLVEYLPSFRIGPFKAHAESVLELPTHTIYSSHTQAGDQLVICRPEEMEQRLKVSSMYEMSGSSERNSSGGGRG
- a CDS encoding type II secretion system F family protein; this translates as MGFALITFGVVFLLIASGGLLLFYREAMLQRLSEVTSRGKETRDLRTTLRMTGSSLGGIVGHLERVLPKSQSEVSIIQKRLIRAGYRNDSAIDLFYGAKVLTPLALTFLVFSTGIAHDSPFFMGVVALGLGFLIPDFWLGHRISTRQGRIRRGLPDVLDLLVICIEAGLSLDQATSRTAEELRFAHPELADELGIVVLEQHAGRARTDAWKQFAERTDVDSVRNLVSVLVQSEQLGTSVAKTLRVHSDTLRVQRRQRVEEAAAKTTVKLVFPLVLCIFPSLFLVTLGPALIIMSESFKKYL